The following coding sequences are from one Mesorhizobium onobrychidis window:
- a CDS encoding alpha/beta fold hydrolase, whose translation MARPATLLRDDAALQVCDHGDGLAVVFQHGLGGGEAQVAQAFPSGTGLRRITLECRGHGASGLGSRRPFCLSMFADDVVAATDQVGLDRFVAGGISMGAAIALRLACRHPGRVAGLLLVRPAWIFDSAPVNLRPIAEVAKLILDHGPDDARTIFAQSETAARLQRDAPDNLASLFGYFDRPDAAPFAQVLADIAADGPGVSASDAAALGIPTLVIGNAMDAVHPLMAARTLAAAIPGATFAETSPKALDSVRHFAELQAEITTFLHTYWNFRSLIPS comes from the coding sequence ATGGCGCGCCCTGCCACGCTGCTTCGCGATGACGCCGCGCTGCAAGTCTGCGACCACGGCGACGGGCTTGCGGTCGTCTTTCAGCATGGGCTGGGCGGCGGCGAGGCGCAGGTCGCCCAGGCTTTCCCTTCCGGGACGGGGTTGCGGCGCATCACGCTGGAATGCCGCGGACACGGTGCCTCCGGACTGGGCAGCCGCCGTCCGTTTTGCCTGAGCATGTTCGCGGACGATGTTGTTGCCGCCACCGATCAGGTCGGCCTCGACCGTTTCGTCGCCGGCGGCATTTCCATGGGCGCGGCGATCGCCTTGCGCCTGGCCTGCCGTCACCCGGGTCGCGTCGCCGGCCTGCTGCTGGTGCGGCCGGCCTGGATTTTCGACAGCGCGCCGGTGAACCTGCGGCCGATCGCCGAGGTTGCCAAGCTTATCCTGGACCACGGCCCCGACGATGCCAGGACGATCTTCGCGCAATCGGAAACCGCCGCGCGCCTGCAGCGCGACGCGCCCGACAACCTTGCCTCGCTGTTCGGCTATTTCGACCGGCCGGACGCCGCGCCATTCGCGCAGGTCCTCGCCGACATTGCCGCCGACGGCCCAGGTGTTTCTGCGAGTGACGCCGCTGCCCTTGGCATCCCCACGCTCGTCATCGGCAATGCCATGGATGCGGTGCATCCGCTGATGGCGGCCCGTACGCTCGCGGCGGCGATCCCCGGCGCAACCTTTGCCGAAACCTCTCCAAAGGCACTCGACAGCGTCAGGCATTTCGCCGAGCTGCAGGCTGAGATCACGACCTTCCTTCACACCTACTGGAATTTCCGGAGCCTCATTCCGTCATGA
- a CDS encoding sugar phosphate isomerase/epimerase family protein, protein MQIGVFAKTFPGSEPAVVLAAVRDAGFAVAQFNLACAGLPSMPDAVPEDAIHAIAAASNACGVALVALSGTYNMAHPDRAMRDDGLRRLGVVIKAAASLSVPLVTLCTGTRNADDQWAYHPDNAAPEAWDDMASEMEKALQLAERHGVDLGIEPEQANIVTSASDAMRLIAEMGSKRLRVVLDPANLFEQASPEEARAIVAAAVETTAGHVAMAHAKDRFADGRFATAGQGVVDFGDFVARLKVSGFDEALVTHGLSADEAPAVARFLKGLI, encoded by the coding sequence ATGCAGATCGGGGTGTTCGCCAAGACCTTCCCGGGCAGCGAACCGGCCGTCGTGCTGGCGGCGGTCCGCGACGCGGGATTTGCCGTCGCCCAGTTCAACCTGGCCTGCGCCGGCCTGCCGTCGATGCCGGATGCGGTACCGGAAGACGCCATTCATGCCATCGCGGCCGCGTCAAATGCTTGCGGTGTCGCGCTGGTGGCGCTCTCCGGCACCTACAACATGGCCCATCCCGACAGGGCTATGCGCGACGACGGCCTGCGCCGGCTTGGCGTGGTCATCAAGGCCGCGGCATCCCTGTCCGTTCCCTTGGTCACCTTGTGCACGGGAACGCGCAACGCGGACGATCAGTGGGCGTATCACCCTGACAATGCCGCCCCTGAGGCATGGGACGACATGGCGAGCGAGATGGAAAAGGCGCTGCAACTCGCCGAGCGCCACGGCGTCGATCTCGGCATCGAGCCCGAACAGGCCAACATCGTCACCTCGGCGTCGGACGCGATGCGCCTCATCGCCGAGATGGGCTCGAAACGGCTGCGCGTCGTGCTCGATCCGGCCAACCTGTTCGAACAGGCGAGCCCCGAGGAAGCACGCGCCATCGTGGCCGCTGCGGTCGAAACCACGGCAGGCCATGTCGCCATGGCGCACGCCAAGGACCGCTTTGCCGACGGCCGCTTCGCCACCGCCGGGCAAGGTGTCGTCGACTTTGGGGATTTCGTCGCCCGCCTGAAAGTATCTGGCTTTGACGAGGCGCTGGTCACGCACGGCCTTTCGGCCGACGAAGCGCCTGCGGTTGCCCGCTTCCTGAAGGGGCTGATCTGA
- a CDS encoding Gfo/Idh/MocA family protein produces MIRKQDRRLRVGVLGCGPIAQFAHLESCVKARNADLYAICDAAPDLLARMGATYEPEKMYGDYDEMLADPQLEAVIVATSDAYHVPMSIKALEAGKHVLCEKPIGVSIEEGEMLADAVRRSGKVLQVGHMKRFDPALEAARDFVRDEIGEILALKAWYCDSTHRYTNTDAVQPLPVTSKLARRPGGNPKADLRQYFMLAHGSHLVDTARFLCGEIVAVRARLNERFGAYCWFVETEFANGALGHLDLTVAVRMDWHEGFQLYGENGSVIAKTFNPWYFRASEVDIFHEKDATSRRPLGADGHFFRRQLEGLADTVLDGAPLRGANVEDGLASIRAMVAIARSVESGERVEIASVTGAV; encoded by the coding sequence ATGATCCGAAAGCAAGACCGTCGCCTTCGTGTCGGCGTGCTCGGCTGCGGGCCGATCGCCCAATTCGCCCATCTCGAATCCTGCGTGAAGGCCAGGAACGCCGATCTCTATGCGATCTGCGATGCCGCCCCCGATCTTCTGGCGCGCATGGGCGCGACCTATGAACCCGAAAAAATGTATGGCGATTACGATGAGATGCTCGCCGACCCGCAACTGGAGGCGGTGATCGTCGCGACCTCCGACGCCTACCACGTTCCGATGTCGATCAAGGCGCTCGAGGCCGGCAAGCACGTGCTGTGCGAAAAGCCGATCGGCGTCTCGATCGAGGAAGGCGAGATGCTCGCCGATGCGGTCAGGCGCTCCGGCAAGGTACTGCAGGTCGGGCACATGAAGCGCTTCGACCCGGCGCTGGAAGCGGCGCGCGATTTCGTCCGCGACGAGATCGGCGAGATCCTGGCGCTAAAAGCCTGGTATTGCGATTCCACCCACCGCTACACCAACACCGACGCGGTCCAGCCGCTGCCCGTCACCAGCAAGCTGGCGCGCAGGCCGGGCGGCAATCCGAAGGCCGATCTCAGGCAGTATTTTATGCTGGCGCACGGCTCGCACCTTGTCGACACCGCGCGCTTCCTGTGCGGCGAGATCGTCGCCGTGCGCGCCCGGCTCAACGAGCGTTTCGGCGCCTATTGCTGGTTCGTCGAAACCGAATTCGCCAACGGCGCGCTTGGCCATCTCGACCTCACCGTCGCTGTCCGCATGGACTGGCACGAGGGCTTCCAGCTCTATGGCGAAAACGGCTCGGTGATCGCCAAGACCTTCAACCCCTGGTATTTCCGGGCGAGCGAGGTCGATATCTTTCACGAGAAGGATGCGACGTCGCGAAGGCCGCTCGGCGCCGACGGTCATTTCTTCAGACGGCAGCTCGAGGGCCTCGCCGACACGGTGCTCGACGGCGCGCCGCTGCGCGGCGCCAATGTCGAGGACGGCCTCGCCTCGATCCGCGCCATGGTGGCGATCGCCCGCTCGGTCGAAAGCGGTGAGCGCGTCGAGATCGCCAGCGTCACGGGAGCGGTCTGA
- a CDS encoding sugar phosphate isomerase/epimerase family protein — protein sequence MLGDRFAGGPDDLLKAIADGGYAGIEITDTMIGRYADRPAEFATALKSAGLTLVSFAFGSKSGFTLQDRIGADLETAQRWIEFAAAFPGALVSMGSATVVSDGPRDDKFAIAAEFYNKAGEFGRKAGVDIAVHPSSHHNTLLFDRADYDRIFALIDPSLVGWVPDTGHILRGHEDMADTLTTYRGRIRYVHLKDVDASGTWAMLGKGVCDTQAVIEIASAAPHFNGWLVLEEESETAAADPAAAVKTNRQTMRGYGA from the coding sequence ATGCTCGGAGACCGGTTTGCCGGTGGTCCCGACGATCTCTTGAAGGCGATCGCCGATGGCGGCTATGCCGGCATCGAGATCACCGACACGATGATCGGCCGCTATGCCGACAGGCCGGCGGAATTCGCGACGGCATTGAAGTCGGCCGGGCTGACTCTCGTCTCTTTCGCATTCGGCTCGAAGAGCGGCTTCACGCTGCAGGACAGGATCGGCGCCGACCTGGAAACCGCACAGCGCTGGATCGAATTCGCCGCCGCATTTCCCGGCGCCCTCGTCTCCATGGGTTCGGCCACCGTCGTGTCCGACGGCCCGCGTGACGACAAGTTTGCCATCGCTGCCGAGTTCTACAACAAGGCCGGCGAATTCGGACGCAAGGCCGGCGTCGACATCGCTGTCCATCCCAGTTCCCACCACAACACGCTGCTGTTCGACCGTGCCGACTACGACCGGATTTTCGCACTGATCGATCCGTCGCTCGTCGGCTGGGTGCCCGACACCGGCCACATATTGCGCGGCCATGAAGACATGGCAGATACGCTCACCACCTACCGCGGCCGCATCCGCTACGTGCATCTGAAGGATGTCGACGCCAGCGGCACCTGGGCCATGCTCGGCAAGGGCGTCTGCGACACCCAAGCTGTGATCGAGATCGCCAGTGCGGCGCCACATTTCAACGGCTGGCTGGTGCTGGAAGAGGAATCCGAGACTGCCGCCGCCGATCCGGCCGCCGCGGTCAAGACCAACCGCCAGACCATGCGCGGCTACGGCGCGTGA
- a CDS encoding carbohydrate ABC transporter permease → MNDTRSPLQTIAIYLGALLILIWSGGPFIWQFSTSFQLDKALTSGSPSLIPAPFTLEHYYNAFIEKQLHRYVWNSLVVSLATTFLCLFVGSLAAFALSRLNVKGRFGILMIILSVSMFPQIALVGPLYLVATNLGLLDTYTALIITYLALGLPLVTWVLFGYFETLPREIDEAARMDGVSVPGLLWHIILPMSLPSLVTTGLLAFITAWNEFLFALAFTSNIDRQTIPVGIANFTNLYYVPWGDIAAASAVVTVPLIILVLFFQRHIIEGLTQGGIKE, encoded by the coding sequence ATGAACGATACGCGTTCGCCGCTGCAGACGATCGCCATCTATCTTGGCGCCCTGCTAATCCTCATCTGGTCCGGCGGCCCGTTCATCTGGCAGTTCTCGACATCGTTCCAGCTCGACAAGGCGCTGACGTCAGGCTCGCCATCGCTGATCCCCGCGCCTTTTACGCTCGAGCACTACTACAACGCCTTCATCGAGAAGCAGCTGCACCGCTATGTCTGGAATTCGCTGGTGGTCTCGCTGGCCACTACATTCCTGTGCCTCTTCGTCGGATCGCTGGCCGCCTTCGCGCTGTCGCGGCTCAACGTCAAGGGCCGCTTCGGCATCCTGATGATCATCCTTTCGGTGTCGATGTTTCCGCAGATCGCACTGGTCGGGCCGCTCTATCTGGTGGCGACCAATCTCGGCCTGCTCGACACCTACACGGCGCTGATCATCACCTATCTGGCGCTCGGGCTGCCGCTCGTCACCTGGGTGCTGTTCGGCTATTTCGAAACGCTGCCGCGCGAGATCGACGAGGCGGCGCGCATGGACGGCGTCAGCGTTCCCGGCCTGCTCTGGCATATCATCCTGCCGATGTCGCTGCCGAGCCTGGTGACAACAGGCCTGCTTGCCTTCATCACCGCTTGGAACGAGTTCCTGTTCGCGCTCGCCTTCACCTCCAACATCGATCGCCAGACAATCCCCGTCGGCATCGCCAACTTCACCAATCTCTATTACGTGCCCTGGGGCGACATCGCCGCAGCTTCGGCCGTCGTCACCGTCCCTTTGATCATACTGGTGCTGTTCTTCCAGCGGCACATCATCGAAGGGCTGACGCAGGGCGGCATCAAGGAATGA
- a CDS encoding carbohydrate ABC transporter permease: MTAAATVSGIGRPRRFGKALPVSLWALLLLTPAFVSLASVSFYPIINGLYLSFTNTSLITQENEFSGFSNYVQLWGDAQFWNAWWHTMWFTTASTILETVIGLGMALILCEAFKGRGLVRAAMLVPWAMPTVVTSKMFGWLFDGQNGIINYILLHAGLIDQNVNWYGSPDTAMTTIIIADVWKTTPFMALLLLTGLQTVPNSLIEAARMDGAKGWTTFWYIRLPLLMPTLLIAGLFRALDAFRVFDLVYVLTGGGPADSTETLSTLSYKVLFSTLQFGYGSAVSTAMFVTEGIIALAFCLYLIRQIRRAQ, encoded by the coding sequence ATGACCGCGGCGGCCACTGTTTCTGGCATTGGCCGGCCGCGGCGGTTTGGCAAGGCGCTTCCAGTTTCACTGTGGGCCTTGCTCCTGCTGACGCCGGCCTTCGTTTCGCTGGCGTCGGTTTCCTTCTACCCGATCATCAACGGGCTTTATCTCTCGTTCACCAACACCTCGCTGATCACTCAGGAGAACGAGTTCTCGGGTTTCTCCAACTATGTGCAGCTATGGGGCGACGCCCAATTCTGGAATGCCTGGTGGCACACGATGTGGTTCACCACGGCGTCCACGATACTGGAGACGGTGATCGGGCTCGGCATGGCGCTCATCCTGTGCGAGGCCTTCAAAGGACGCGGCCTGGTTCGCGCCGCCATGCTGGTTCCCTGGGCGATGCCAACCGTCGTCACCTCCAAGATGTTCGGCTGGCTGTTCGACGGCCAAAACGGCATCATCAACTATATCCTGTTGCATGCCGGGCTGATCGATCAGAACGTCAACTGGTACGGCTCGCCCGACACGGCAATGACGACCATCATCATCGCCGACGTCTGGAAGACCACACCGTTCATGGCGCTGTTGCTTTTGACCGGGCTGCAGACTGTGCCCAATTCGCTGATCGAAGCGGCGCGCATGGACGGCGCGAAAGGCTGGACCACCTTCTGGTATATCCGCCTGCCGCTGCTGATGCCGACCTTGCTGATCGCCGGCCTGTTCCGCGCGCTCGACGCGTTTCGCGTCTTCGACCTCGTCTACGTGCTGACCGGCGGCGGTCCGGCCGATTCGACCGAAACGTTGTCGACACTGTCCTACAAGGTGCTCTTCTCGACGCTGCAATTCGGCTATGGCTCGGCCGTTTCCACGGCAATGTTCGTCACCGAAGGCATCATCGCACTGGCGTTCTGCCTCTATCTCATCAGGCAGATCAGGAGGGCGCAATGA
- a CDS encoding ABC transporter substrate-binding protein — protein sequence MTDIKKGPVSGSKPAAHVTIADRRQFLIGSAGLLGAAALGLGTGLGVRRARAQSRAEISFASAAFFGKETFGDLIKAFNESQDRVLVKNIELPPPSSSTEVYQGLVQQLARRTGTPDVFSQDVIWIAGFAAAGWALPLDEYFPADKRSAYFSGTLNACTYDGKLTALPWFMDSGMFYYRKDVLEKHGGKVPENWADMATIAAAAQKAGDVDFGYLWQGKQAEVLVCDAVEIITSNNGAILATDGKSSLINQKPAVDAIQFLHDTINGTKISPQDVLSWDEEPSRQPFTSGKAMFMRNWSYVYPIAQDAKASQVVDKIGVAPLPSFPGGKSSACLGGYQLGVNANSKQREAAIELLTWLSSTETQHRIALNFGLAPTRPALFQDEKIKTEQPFMATLENVFTGATARPITPEYAKVTLALQSGISKALVSGNVQAEMDALAAQINQIVG from the coding sequence ATGACTGACATCAAAAAAGGGCCGGTCTCCGGCTCGAAGCCTGCGGCGCATGTGACGATCGCCGACCGCCGGCAGTTTCTCATCGGCAGCGCCGGCCTGCTGGGTGCGGCGGCACTTGGCCTTGGCACCGGGCTGGGCGTTCGCCGGGCGCGCGCACAGTCACGCGCCGAAATCAGCTTTGCCAGCGCCGCCTTCTTCGGCAAGGAGACTTTCGGCGATCTGATCAAGGCCTTCAACGAATCGCAGGACCGCGTTCTGGTCAAGAACATCGAGCTGCCGCCGCCGAGCTCATCGACGGAAGTCTATCAGGGCCTCGTCCAGCAGCTCGCCCGGCGCACCGGCACGCCTGATGTCTTCAGCCAGGACGTGATCTGGATCGCCGGCTTTGCCGCCGCCGGCTGGGCGCTGCCGCTCGACGAATACTTTCCGGCGGACAAGCGCAGCGCCTACTTCTCCGGAACCCTCAACGCCTGTACCTATGACGGCAAGCTGACTGCCCTGCCCTGGTTCATGGATTCGGGCATGTTCTATTACCGCAAGGACGTGCTGGAAAAGCATGGCGGCAAGGTGCCGGAAAACTGGGCCGACATGGCGACCATCGCCGCCGCCGCGCAGAAGGCCGGCGATGTCGATTTCGGCTATCTTTGGCAGGGCAAGCAGGCCGAGGTTCTGGTCTGCGACGCGGTCGAGATCATCACCTCCAACAACGGCGCGATCCTTGCCACCGACGGCAAGTCGTCGCTGATCAACCAGAAGCCGGCGGTGGACGCGATCCAGTTCCTGCACGACACCATCAACGGGACCAAGATCAGCCCGCAGGACGTCCTGTCCTGGGACGAGGAGCCGTCGCGCCAGCCGTTCACCTCGGGCAAGGCGATGTTCATGCGCAACTGGTCCTATGTCTATCCGATTGCCCAGGACGCCAAGGCTTCCCAAGTGGTGGACAAGATCGGTGTCGCGCCGCTGCCGTCCTTCCCCGGCGGCAAGAGCTCGGCCTGTCTCGGCGGCTACCAGCTTGGCGTCAACGCCAACTCCAAGCAGCGCGAAGCCGCGATCGAGTTGCTTACCTGGCTGTCGTCGACCGAGACCCAGCATCGCATCGCCTTGAACTTCGGCCTTGCGCCGACGCGCCCGGCGCTGTTCCAGGACGAGAAGATCAAGACCGAACAGCCGTTCATGGCCACCCTCGAGAACGTGTTCACCGGCGCCACCGCCCGGCCGATCACGCCCGAATATGCGAAGGTGACGCTGGCCTTGCAGTCGGGCATCTCCAAGGCGCTGGTGTCGGGCAACGTCCAGGCCGAGATGGACGCGCTGGCTGCGCAAATCAACCAGATCGTCGGCTGA
- a CDS encoding Gfo/Idh/MocA family protein, with protein MPGISAAKLGIGVVGCGNISMTYLRNAALFGEVELRACADISPDMAALRAGEYGIRALSVDALLADPEIDLVLNLTVPAAHFDISFSALSAGKHVFTEKPLATSASDGRRLVAEAAERGLLLGSAPDTFLGAAGRRARCLMDEGAIGRAVTGTAFMMGRGMEHWHPNPQFYYQPGGGPVFDMGPYYLTMLVNLLGPVARVMAMATRGQEERLITAEGPYRNTSFKVGTPTNILSLLEFRSGATVTFGASWDVFRHSNHPIELHGTEGSLRLPDPDTFGGTVSLSQRGADWADFPSESELYGARNWPFAAPDRANYRMLGVADLSHALTTGRRPRASGDLALHVLEIMEAILASGESRKSVAVNTKVDQPLLLREDEAAGLLA; from the coding sequence ATGCCAGGAATATCAGCAGCTAAGCTCGGCATCGGTGTTGTAGGGTGCGGCAACATCTCGATGACCTATTTGCGCAATGCGGCTCTGTTCGGCGAGGTGGAGCTGCGCGCCTGCGCCGACATATCGCCTGACATGGCGGCCCTGCGTGCCGGCGAATACGGCATCCGGGCTCTCAGCGTCGACGCGCTGCTGGCCGATCCCGAGATCGACCTTGTCCTCAACCTGACCGTCCCGGCGGCGCATTTCGACATTTCGTTTTCGGCGCTTTCGGCGGGAAAGCACGTCTTCACCGAAAAGCCGCTGGCGACCTCGGCCAGCGACGGGCGGCGGCTTGTCGCCGAGGCGGCGGAGCGCGGGCTGCTGCTGGGCTCGGCCCCGGACACCTTCCTTGGCGCCGCCGGACGGCGGGCGCGCTGCCTCATGGACGAGGGCGCGATCGGCCGCGCGGTGACCGGCACCGCCTTCATGATGGGGCGCGGCATGGAGCATTGGCATCCCAATCCGCAATTCTACTATCAGCCTGGCGGCGGACCGGTCTTCGACATGGGCCCCTATTACCTGACGATGCTGGTCAATTTGCTCGGGCCGGTGGCCCGCGTGATGGCGATGGCGACGCGGGGCCAGGAGGAGCGGCTGATCACCGCCGAAGGCCCCTACCGGAACACCAGCTTCAAGGTCGGCACACCGACCAACATCCTGTCGCTGCTGGAGTTCCGCTCAGGCGCCACCGTTACCTTCGGCGCCTCGTGGGATGTCTTCAGGCATTCCAACCACCCTATCGAGCTGCATGGGACGGAAGGCTCGCTCAGGCTGCCCGATCCGGACACGTTCGGCGGCACCGTCTCGCTGTCGCAACGTGGGGCCGACTGGGCCGACTTTCCCAGTGAGAGCGAACTCTATGGCGCGCGCAATTGGCCCTTCGCCGCGCCCGACCGCGCCAACTATCGCATGCTCGGCGTCGCCGATCTTTCGCACGCGCTGACCACCGGCAGAAGGCCGCGGGCGTCCGGCGACCTGGCACTCCATGTGCTCGAGATCATGGAGGCGATCCTCGCTTCGGGAGAGAGCCGTAAGTCCGTCGCCGTCAACACAAAGGTTGA